From Scleropages formosus chromosome 9, fSclFor1.1, whole genome shotgun sequence, one genomic window encodes:
- the arl8 gene encoding ADP-ribosylation factor-like protein 5B isoform X1, producing the protein MGLIFAKLWSFFCNQEHKVIIVGLDNAGKTTILYQFLMNEVVHTSPTIGSNVEEIVVKNTHFLMWDIGGQESLRASWNTYYSNTEFIILVVDSTDRERLAISKEELHRMLAHEDLRKAAVLIFANKQDMKDCMSAAEISRSLTLSSIKDHPWHIQSCCALTGEGLCQGLEWMISRVGLR; encoded by the exons ATGGGTCTTATATTCGCCAAACTGTGGAGTTTTTTCTGCAACCAAG AGCACAAGGTGATCATTGTGGGCCTTGACAACGCAGGGAAGACGACCATCCTGTACCAGTT TTTGATGAACGAAGTCGTGCACACATCACCCACAATAGGAAGCAACGTGGAGGAGATTGTGGTGAAGAACACGCACTTCCTCATGTGGGACATTGGCGGCCAGGAGTCCCTGCGCGCCTCGTGGAACACATATTATTCCAACACGGAG TTCATCATCTTGGTAGTGGACAGCACAGACCGGGAGAGGCTCGCTATATCCAAGGAAGAACTGCACAGGATGCTGGCCCACGAG GACCTGAGGAAGGCAGCCGTGCTGATATTTGCTAACAAGCAGGACATGAAGGACTGCATGTCTGCTGCTGAGATCTCCAGATCCCTCACGCTGAGCTCCATCAAGGACCACCCGTGGCACATCCAGTCATGCTGTGCGCTCACTGGGGAGGG GTTGTGCCAAGGCTTGGAGTGGATGATCTCGAGAGTTGGGCTCAGATAA
- the nsun6 gene encoding putative methyltransferase NSUN6 isoform X3 has protein sequence MKAGDVVSVFSDVEGRCTRGAKGFQGKKAFLGNGVAEMSRDGIFCSEESVRGVAVRMVDPVYRSPCFDRVLPSLLFLQNLPSVVVGHVLGPCPGERILDMCAAPGGKTTHIAALMGGQGEVIALDKIARKMEHICQNAQSLQLDCVRAYRFDSIRAVSGEQSANPDNPHGGPPFPPESFDRVLLDAPCSGLGQRPNMCCPWSLRELTSYQPLQRKLFRAAVQLLKTGGTLVYSTCTVTLAENEEQVAWALSTFPCLSLQPQEPHVGGKGMPGAGLSHDQLQLLQRFTPEREMSEASAGCDLNPDAPCSVDLTKEDLSDLLQRANGDTIGFFIAKFLKS, from the exons ATGAAGGCCGGAGATGTGGTGTCCGTCTTCTCCGACGTCGAGGGGAGGTGCACGCGTGGGGCTAAGGGCTTCCAAGGAAAGAAGGCGTTCCTGGGGAACGGTGTTGCCGAGATGAGCCGCGATGGCATCTTCTGCTCGGAAGAGAGCGTCAG AGGAGTCGCAGTGAGGATGGTGGATCCAGTGTACCGGAGCCCCTGCTTCGACCGCGTCCTCCCCAGCCTCCTCTTTCTACAG AACCTGCCTTCCGTGGTGGTGGGACATGTGTTGGGGCCGTGCCCAGGCGAGAGGATCCTGGACATGTGCGCCGCCCCGGGCGGAAAGACGACGCACATCGCTGCCCTGATGGGAGGTCAG GGGGAGGTGATCGCTCTGGATAAGATTGCACGCAAGATGGAGCACATCTGTCAGAACGCCCAGAGTCTGCAGCTGGACTGCGTCAGGGCCTACCGTTTCGACAGCATCCGGGCTGTGAGCGGCGAGCAGAGCGCGAACCCCGATAACCCCCACG GAGGTCCCCCCTTCCCACCGGAGAGttttgaccgggttctgctgGATGCCCCATGCAGCGGACTGGGCCAGCGGCCCAACATGTGCTGCCCGTGGAGCCTGCGAGAACTGACGTCTTACCAGCCCCTGCAGCGCAAACTCTTCCGCGCG GCAGTGCAGCTCCTGAAGACCGGAGGCACCTTGGTGTACAGCACCTGCACCGTGACGCTGGCGGAGAACGAGGAGCAAGTGGCCTGGGCGCTGAGCACCTTCCCGTGCCTCTCTCTGCAGCCACAG GAGCCTCACGTTGGAGGAAAGGGAATGCCGGGAGCCGGTCTCTCACACGaccagctgcagctgctccagagGTTCACCCCTGAGCGGGAAATGAGCGAGGCTTCAGCAGGTTGCGATTTGAACCCGGATGCTCCCTGCAGCGTTGACCTTACCAAAGAAGATTTATCCGATCTCCTCCAGCGAGCTAACGGAGACACTATTGGGTTCTTCATAGCCAAGTTCCTCAAGTCCTGA
- the nsun6 gene encoding putative methyltransferase NSUN6 isoform X1 produces the protein MTQWVTQSAQLYLSRCHFFLTICCSVTSSENHRDPPLDRSMSVFPKISLRAEVEQHLSDVFKNEELLAEMGDTEAQRRFEDLLSLLSHPPAFTCVRASTHLAPLETIRDRLLEELRERQVDWPEQSDVPILTHPQLPDVLLLPVLGPRPVPPRKSEVIVGAQCGNAVLRGAHVFAPGILSTPPYMKAGDVVSVFSDVEGRCTRGAKGFQGKKAFLGNGVAEMSRDGIFCSEESVRGVAVRMVDPVYRSPCFDRVLPSLLFLQNLPSVVVGHVLGPCPGERILDMCAAPGGKTTHIAALMGGQGEVIALDKIARKMEHICQNAQSLQLDCVRAYRFDSIRAVSGEQSANPDNPHGGPPFPPESFDRVLLDAPCSGLGQRPNMCCPWSLRELTSYQPLQRKLFRAAVQLLKTGGTLVYSTCTVTLAENEEQVAWALSTFPCLSLQPQEPHVGGKGMPGAGLSHDQLQLLQRFTPEREMSEASAGCDLNPDAPCSVDLTKEDLSDLLQRANGDTIGFFIAKFLKS, from the exons ATGACACAGTGGGTGACTCAGTCAGCGCAATTGTATCTCTCtcgctgtcatttttttctcacgATCTGCTGCAGCGTCACTTCATCTGAGAACCATCGGGATCCCCCGCTCGATCGTTCGATGTCCGTTTTCCCCAAAATCAGCCTGAGAGCAGAAGTGGAGCAGCATCTCAGcgatgtatttaaaaatgaagag CTGCTGGCTGAGATGGGCGACACAGAGGCTCAGCGCAGGTTCGAGGATCTGCTCAGCCTTCTTTCGCACCCCCCCGCTTTCACGTGCGTGCGAGCCAGCACCCACCTGGCCCCCCTGGAGACGATACGGGACAGGCTGCTGGAGGAACTGCGGGAG AGACAAGTCGACTGGCCTGAACAATCTGACGTCCCTATACTGACACACCCTCAGCTTCCGGatgttctcctccttcctgttctTGGTCCCAG GCCTGTCCCCCCACGGAAGTCAGAGGTCATCGTGGGCGCCCAGTGTGGGAACGCTGTGCTGCGAGGCGCTCATGTTTTTGCACCCGGCATCCTCTCGACACCCCCGT ACATGAAGGCCGGAGATGTGGTGTCCGTCTTCTCCGACGTCGAGGGGAGGTGCACGCGTGGGGCTAAGGGCTTCCAAGGAAAGAAGGCGTTCCTGGGGAACGGTGTTGCCGAGATGAGCCGCGATGGCATCTTCTGCTCGGAAGAGAGCGTCAG AGGAGTCGCAGTGAGGATGGTGGATCCAGTGTACCGGAGCCCCTGCTTCGACCGCGTCCTCCCCAGCCTCCTCTTTCTACAG AACCTGCCTTCCGTGGTGGTGGGACATGTGTTGGGGCCGTGCCCAGGCGAGAGGATCCTGGACATGTGCGCCGCCCCGGGCGGAAAGACGACGCACATCGCTGCCCTGATGGGAGGTCAG GGGGAGGTGATCGCTCTGGATAAGATTGCACGCAAGATGGAGCACATCTGTCAGAACGCCCAGAGTCTGCAGCTGGACTGCGTCAGGGCCTACCGTTTCGACAGCATCCGGGCTGTGAGCGGCGAGCAGAGCGCGAACCCCGATAACCCCCACG GAGGTCCCCCCTTCCCACCGGAGAGttttgaccgggttctgctgGATGCCCCATGCAGCGGACTGGGCCAGCGGCCCAACATGTGCTGCCCGTGGAGCCTGCGAGAACTGACGTCTTACCAGCCCCTGCAGCGCAAACTCTTCCGCGCG GCAGTGCAGCTCCTGAAGACCGGAGGCACCTTGGTGTACAGCACCTGCACCGTGACGCTGGCGGAGAACGAGGAGCAAGTGGCCTGGGCGCTGAGCACCTTCCCGTGCCTCTCTCTGCAGCCACAG GAGCCTCACGTTGGAGGAAAGGGAATGCCGGGAGCCGGTCTCTCACACGaccagctgcagctgctccagagGTTCACCCCTGAGCGGGAAATGAGCGAGGCTTCAGCAGGTTGCGATTTGAACCCGGATGCTCCCTGCAGCGTTGACCTTACCAAAGAAGATTTATCCGATCTCCTCCAGCGAGCTAACGGAGACACTATTGGGTTCTTCATAGCCAAGTTCCTCAAGTCCTGA
- the arl8 gene encoding ADP-ribosylation factor-like protein 5B isoform X2 has protein sequence MNEVVHTSPTIGSNVEEIVVKNTHFLMWDIGGQESLRASWNTYYSNTEFIILVVDSTDRERLAISKEELHRMLAHEDLRKAAVLIFANKQDMKDCMSAAEISRSLTLSSIKDHPWHIQSCCALTGEGLCQGLEWMISRVGLR, from the exons ATGAACGAAGTCGTGCACACATCACCCACAATAGGAAGCAACGTGGAGGAGATTGTGGTGAAGAACACGCACTTCCTCATGTGGGACATTGGCGGCCAGGAGTCCCTGCGCGCCTCGTGGAACACATATTATTCCAACACGGAG TTCATCATCTTGGTAGTGGACAGCACAGACCGGGAGAGGCTCGCTATATCCAAGGAAGAACTGCACAGGATGCTGGCCCACGAG GACCTGAGGAAGGCAGCCGTGCTGATATTTGCTAACAAGCAGGACATGAAGGACTGCATGTCTGCTGCTGAGATCTCCAGATCCCTCACGCTGAGCTCCATCAAGGACCACCCGTGGCACATCCAGTCATGCTGTGCGCTCACTGGGGAGGG GTTGTGCCAAGGCTTGGAGTGGATGATCTCGAGAGTTGGGCTCAGATAA
- the nsun6 gene encoding putative methyltransferase NSUN6 isoform X2, translated as MSVFPKISLRAEVEQHLSDVFKNEELLAEMGDTEAQRRFEDLLSLLSHPPAFTCVRASTHLAPLETIRDRLLEELRERQVDWPEQSDVPILTHPQLPDVLLLPVLGPRPVPPRKSEVIVGAQCGNAVLRGAHVFAPGILSTPPYMKAGDVVSVFSDVEGRCTRGAKGFQGKKAFLGNGVAEMSRDGIFCSEESVRGVAVRMVDPVYRSPCFDRVLPSLLFLQNLPSVVVGHVLGPCPGERILDMCAAPGGKTTHIAALMGGQGEVIALDKIARKMEHICQNAQSLQLDCVRAYRFDSIRAVSGEQSANPDNPHGGPPFPPESFDRVLLDAPCSGLGQRPNMCCPWSLRELTSYQPLQRKLFRAAVQLLKTGGTLVYSTCTVTLAENEEQVAWALSTFPCLSLQPQEPHVGGKGMPGAGLSHDQLQLLQRFTPEREMSEASAGCDLNPDAPCSVDLTKEDLSDLLQRANGDTIGFFIAKFLKS; from the exons ATGTCCGTTTTCCCCAAAATCAGCCTGAGAGCAGAAGTGGAGCAGCATCTCAGcgatgtatttaaaaatgaagag CTGCTGGCTGAGATGGGCGACACAGAGGCTCAGCGCAGGTTCGAGGATCTGCTCAGCCTTCTTTCGCACCCCCCCGCTTTCACGTGCGTGCGAGCCAGCACCCACCTGGCCCCCCTGGAGACGATACGGGACAGGCTGCTGGAGGAACTGCGGGAG AGACAAGTCGACTGGCCTGAACAATCTGACGTCCCTATACTGACACACCCTCAGCTTCCGGatgttctcctccttcctgttctTGGTCCCAG GCCTGTCCCCCCACGGAAGTCAGAGGTCATCGTGGGCGCCCAGTGTGGGAACGCTGTGCTGCGAGGCGCTCATGTTTTTGCACCCGGCATCCTCTCGACACCCCCGT ACATGAAGGCCGGAGATGTGGTGTCCGTCTTCTCCGACGTCGAGGGGAGGTGCACGCGTGGGGCTAAGGGCTTCCAAGGAAAGAAGGCGTTCCTGGGGAACGGTGTTGCCGAGATGAGCCGCGATGGCATCTTCTGCTCGGAAGAGAGCGTCAG AGGAGTCGCAGTGAGGATGGTGGATCCAGTGTACCGGAGCCCCTGCTTCGACCGCGTCCTCCCCAGCCTCCTCTTTCTACAG AACCTGCCTTCCGTGGTGGTGGGACATGTGTTGGGGCCGTGCCCAGGCGAGAGGATCCTGGACATGTGCGCCGCCCCGGGCGGAAAGACGACGCACATCGCTGCCCTGATGGGAGGTCAG GGGGAGGTGATCGCTCTGGATAAGATTGCACGCAAGATGGAGCACATCTGTCAGAACGCCCAGAGTCTGCAGCTGGACTGCGTCAGGGCCTACCGTTTCGACAGCATCCGGGCTGTGAGCGGCGAGCAGAGCGCGAACCCCGATAACCCCCACG GAGGTCCCCCCTTCCCACCGGAGAGttttgaccgggttctgctgGATGCCCCATGCAGCGGACTGGGCCAGCGGCCCAACATGTGCTGCCCGTGGAGCCTGCGAGAACTGACGTCTTACCAGCCCCTGCAGCGCAAACTCTTCCGCGCG GCAGTGCAGCTCCTGAAGACCGGAGGCACCTTGGTGTACAGCACCTGCACCGTGACGCTGGCGGAGAACGAGGAGCAAGTGGCCTGGGCGCTGAGCACCTTCCCGTGCCTCTCTCTGCAGCCACAG GAGCCTCACGTTGGAGGAAAGGGAATGCCGGGAGCCGGTCTCTCACACGaccagctgcagctgctccagagGTTCACCCCTGAGCGGGAAATGAGCGAGGCTTCAGCAGGTTGCGATTTGAACCCGGATGCTCCCTGCAGCGTTGACCTTACCAAAGAAGATTTATCCGATCTCCTCCAGCGAGCTAACGGAGACACTATTGGGTTCTTCATAGCCAAGTTCCTCAAGTCCTGA